In a genomic window of Nostoc sp. UHCC 0870:
- a CDS encoding iron-siderophore ABC transporter substrate-binding protein produces the protein MKKYHHKIPKVNTLPSTACRVVQHAVGETCVPNNPQRIVTLLHPILGYTLTLDVKPVGSNIRSMEQSIGNYLNVQSYLGNKTEGIAVTGIEESPNLERILQLKPDLIFATDANNQVYPLLSKIAPVVTVPSEDAVFNWKEVFHFITQVLGKEEKAQQALNHYYQRIEELKISLGDRYQNQTVSISGGAGINTLYAFTSKNTFSGSILSDLGLQQPETQNIVTPYGVIYNISEERLELFDGDVLFFLAFGKEGKASFERLRQRPLWKTLKAVQKGQVYPVNGYTWTGANILAADAVIDDLYKYLVNTP, from the coding sequence ATGAAGAAATATCATCATAAGATACCCAAAGTCAACACCCTACCCTCAACCGCTTGCCGAGTTGTGCAACACGCAGTGGGAGAAACCTGTGTCCCTAATAACCCTCAACGGATTGTCACCCTCCTTCACCCTATTTTAGGTTATACCCTTACCCTAGATGTTAAACCTGTTGGCAGCAATATTCGTTCAATGGAGCAGTCGATTGGAAACTATCTAAATGTTCAAAGCTATCTAGGGAATAAGACAGAAGGGATCGCGGTAACAGGTATAGAAGAATCTCCAAACTTAGAAAGAATTTTGCAACTGAAGCCTGATTTAATTTTTGCTACAGATGCTAATAATCAAGTTTATCCCCTACTTTCTAAAATTGCGCCTGTAGTAACAGTCCCCTCTGAAGACGCAGTATTCAATTGGAAAGAAGTTTTTCATTTTATCACTCAAGTATTAGGAAAAGAAGAGAAAGCGCAACAAGCCTTAAATCATTACTACCAGCGAATTGAAGAGCTAAAAATATCTCTAGGAGATCGCTATCAAAACCAAACCGTCTCCATTTCTGGAGGTGCAGGTATCAATACGTTGTATGCCTTTACAAGCAAAAACACATTTTCAGGTTCAATTCTTAGTGATTTGGGACTGCAACAGCCAGAAACCCAAAATATTGTTACGCCCTATGGTGTAATTTATAATATTTCTGAAGAAAGATTAGAACTGTTCGATGGTGATGTTTTATTCTTCTTGGCTTTTGGGAAAGAAGGAAAAGCAAGTTTTGAACGGTTGAGACAAAGACCACTGTGGAAAACGCTCAAAGCCGTTCAGAAAGGTCAGGTTTATCCTGTCAATGGTTATACATGGACTGGAGCAAACATTTTAGCGGCTGATGCTGTGATTGATGACCTATATAAATACTTAGTTAATACTCCCTAA
- a CDS encoding helix-turn-helix transcriptional regulator, protein MTLILSQSDLDELHQQTPQPQVQNLVLDSFERLEGVPEIVGRGYSRNMNLSPGVCLYFSDCECHQDWMLKTPAHDHPIQFTIFLSGFLYFDDLHPILGETHSYFSGSGISPSYIEKRQAGERLTFVSVEIEPELLDSFLLEDGQYSSDVQKLLFKGEDWKNSFYPTVTPAMRSLAQQMWNPPYRGAAKRMYLQAKVFELVAMHLDLIASDQQPIYELPGFKPDTIARIHHAKEILTTQLEHPPLLCELAQQVGVSVRTLQRGFSALFNTTVMGYLTQQRLDNAQRLLRQGDHKVSEVANLVGYSHLSHFAAAFKRQYGITPSQYLAGEKAFFG, encoded by the coding sequence CTCAGCCAATCAGACCTTGACGAACTTCACCAACAGACTCCTCAACCCCAGGTGCAGAATCTCGTACTTGATAGCTTTGAGAGGCTGGAGGGCGTGCCGGAAATCGTGGGACGGGGCTACTCTCGCAACATGAATCTATCACCTGGGGTGTGCTTGTATTTCTCAGATTGCGAATGTCATCAGGACTGGATGCTGAAAACACCTGCCCATGATCATCCCATTCAGTTCACGATTTTTCTCTCCGGCTTTCTTTACTTTGATGATCTTCATCCTATTCTGGGTGAAACGCATAGCTACTTTTCGGGTAGCGGAATTTCGCCTAGCTACATTGAAAAGCGTCAAGCTGGAGAGCGTTTAACTTTTGTGAGTGTAGAGATTGAGCCAGAATTGTTAGACTCGTTTTTGCTGGAGGATGGGCAGTATAGTTCTGATGTCCAGAAATTGCTGTTTAAAGGAGAAGACTGGAAAAACTCATTTTATCCGACGGTGACACCAGCAATGCGATCGCTTGCTCAACAAATGTGGAATCCGCCCTATCGCGGTGCAGCAAAGCGGATGTATCTCCAAGCGAAGGTATTTGAGTTAGTGGCGATGCACCTGGATTTGATTGCGTCAGATCAACAACCAATTTATGAATTACCAGGGTTCAAACCTGATACCATTGCCCGTATTCACCACGCCAAAGAAATTTTGACCACACAACTTGAGCATCCGCCATTGCTGTGTGAACTAGCGCAGCAAGTGGGAGTTAGTGTTCGCACCCTCCAGAGAGGTTTTTCAGCACTTTTTAACACAACTGTCATGGGTTATTTGACACAGCAACGGCTGGATAATGCCCAAAGATTGTTGCGTCAAGGCGATCATAAAGTGTCAGAGGTGGCAAATCTGGTGGGGTATAGCCACCTAAGTCATTTTGCAGCAGCCTTCAAACGACAGTATGGCATCACACCCAGCCAATACTTGGCAGGAGAAAAAGCGTTTTTTGGCTAG
- a CDS encoding TonB-dependent receptor plug domain-containing protein, with product MKANPTEKGVEVILETAQGDKLQVANRSTGNSFIADITGGQLRLANGEAFTFKSEKPLAGVTEITVINIDANTVRVTVAGEKTLPVVELFDDNTGLIFTVASTETATKPPDTPPVEEEPVTENPQEKPDDPIELVVTGEQDGYNVPSASTATRTDTPIRDIPQSIQVVPRQVIEDRRPTNVTQAVETVSGVLDAGNSNGQTGNRIIRGFEQGFVGSAATLRNGVRDADYYSLSPIGTVEQVEVLKGPASVLFGAVEPGGVINLVTRQPLSEPYYRLDFEVGNYGVYQPGIDLSGPLTKDKTVLYRFIANYRGAGDFQEFVNSSQTTIAPSLAFNLGDRTSLNLGC from the coding sequence GTGAAAGCCAATCCCACCGAGAAAGGGGTGGAGGTGATTTTAGAAACAGCCCAAGGGGATAAACTGCAAGTCGCCAATCGCAGCACAGGTAATAGTTTTATCGCTGATATCACTGGTGGGCAGTTACGTTTAGCGAATGGCGAGGCTTTCACCTTTAAGTCAGAAAAACCGCTTGCGGGAGTTACGGAAATCACAGTAATAAATATTGATGCGAATACCGTGCGGGTAACGGTGGCTGGGGAAAAGACTTTACCAGTAGTTGAGTTATTTGATGATAATACCGGGTTGATTTTTACAGTAGCATCCACAGAAACAGCAACGAAACCACCAGACACACCCCCAGTAGAAGAAGAGCCAGTAACCGAGAACCCCCAAGAAAAGCCAGATGACCCAATTGAGTTGGTGGTGACGGGGGAGCAGGATGGATATAACGTACCGAGTGCCAGTACAGCGACGCGGACGGATACGCCGATTCGGGATATTCCCCAATCAATTCAGGTAGTGCCGCGACAGGTAATTGAAGATCGCAGACCCACAAATGTTACCCAGGCAGTGGAAACGGTCAGTGGGGTTCTGGATGCTGGAAATTCAAATGGGCAAACTGGCAATAGAATTATTAGAGGATTTGAGCAGGGATTTGTAGGCAGTGCTGCTACTTTGCGAAATGGTGTTCGTGATGCTGACTACTACAGTCTGTCACCCATCGGTACGGTCGAACAAGTGGAAGTCCTAAAAGGTCCCGCCTCAGTTTTGTTTGGAGCGGTAGAGCCTGGCGGAGTTATCAATTTGGTCACTCGCCAACCTTTAAGTGAACCTTATTATCGGCTAGACTTTGAGGTAGGGAACTACGGTGTTTATCAGCCTGGGATCGATTTGTCAGGACCTTTGACTAAGGATAAAACAGTCCTTTATCGATTCATTGCCAATTATCGAGGTGCAGGAGATTTTCAGGAATTTGTCAACTCAAGTCAGACGACAATTGCGCCCTCGTTAGCTTTTAATTTAGGCGATCGCACCAGCTTAAACCTAGGGTGTTGA